One Calditrichia bacterium DNA window includes the following coding sequences:
- a CDS encoding tetratricopeptide repeat protein: MDRMINTKINLRERELAEAAPGTRERVDALNRLAWELWTTDPDRSTEYTREGLALSELLAYDEGFAFARLNRGIMSWRTDVETALPDLLAAQDWFQRNNHGEGEAHACNFLGILYWGIGEFERGFELSSRAIRLYSENGMEDGEAWAINTMGGFYYDLKNYEKSLEYFKQALAVFERLENIVGIARSLNGIGNTHFQMGRCKRALVYQKQSLKITREIGHEFNESRVLNDIGLIYQQFDDFKTAEKYHLDSLKIRKKLEYFVGQATTLLDLGDLYKKQNICDAAMDAYQQGLQISHRIKAKPKMARAYKALADNYEMTGNYQLALENWKAFHELEEEIFHEDTEKKIRNLRKAYELESSQKEAEIYRLRNVELKENNDKLEETIKMLNATQAQLIQSGRMAALGNLVAGIVHEINSPVGSIRSGSDVLRRISDKLMALLQASHVNETLRLESEKSLKILAQTTENNRTASDRIMKLVQSLKNFVRIDQAAFQKVDIHEGLENTLNLIGYDIPQSMKIEKNFGEIPTVHIFPDQMNQVFMNLLINAVQATPQDGKITIETKIKDGHVVICISDTGKGIPPEKLANLFEPGFSNERERVKMRTGLYSSYQIIQKHNGNIHVESKAGEGTTFTIHIPVDLHQQLNGKAKAAS, encoded by the coding sequence ATGGACAGAATGATTAACACCAAAATAAATCTCCGCGAACGCGAGTTGGCCGAAGCTGCGCCGGGCACCCGGGAACGGGTAGATGCGCTGAATCGGTTGGCGTGGGAGCTATGGACAACCGATCCAGATCGATCGACCGAATATACGCGGGAAGGCCTGGCACTCTCCGAACTGTTGGCTTACGACGAGGGGTTTGCCTTTGCACGGTTGAATCGCGGAATTATGAGCTGGCGAACGGATGTGGAAACTGCACTGCCGGATCTGCTTGCTGCGCAGGACTGGTTTCAGCGAAACAATCACGGCGAAGGCGAGGCGCATGCCTGCAATTTTTTGGGCATTTTGTATTGGGGCATCGGCGAATTCGAGCGCGGTTTTGAGCTCAGCTCCCGCGCAATCCGGCTGTATAGCGAAAACGGCATGGAGGACGGCGAAGCCTGGGCGATCAATACGATGGGCGGATTTTATTACGATCTCAAAAATTACGAAAAATCGCTGGAATATTTCAAACAGGCGCTGGCGGTGTTCGAACGGCTCGAAAACATTGTTGGAATAGCGAGATCGCTGAACGGCATCGGCAACACTCATTTTCAAATGGGGCGATGCAAACGCGCGCTGGTGTATCAAAAACAAAGCCTGAAAATTACCCGGGAAATCGGGCACGAATTTAACGAATCGCGGGTGCTGAACGATATCGGGTTGATTTACCAGCAATTTGACGATTTTAAAACCGCGGAAAAATATCATCTGGACAGCCTGAAAATTCGCAAAAAACTGGAATATTTTGTCGGTCAGGCAACAACATTGCTGGATTTGGGCGATCTTTACAAAAAACAGAACATCTGCGATGCCGCAATGGATGCCTACCAGCAGGGATTACAAATTTCCCACCGGATTAAAGCAAAACCCAAAATGGCGCGGGCATACAAAGCATTGGCGGATAATTACGAAATGACCGGAAATTATCAACTGGCGCTGGAAAATTGGAAAGCGTTTCACGAACTGGAAGAGGAGATTTTTCACGAAGATACAGAGAAAAAAATCAGGAATTTGCGCAAGGCGTACGAGCTGGAATCTTCGCAAAAAGAAGCTGAAATTTACCGGTTGCGCAACGTGGAGCTGAAGGAAAATAACGATAAGCTGGAAGAAACCATCAAAATGTTGAATGCGACGCAGGCACAACTGATCCAGTCCGGGAGAATGGCTGCGTTGGGTAATCTGGTGGCGGGCATTGTTCACGAAATCAACTCACCGGTGGGCAGCATTCGCAGCGGCAGCGATGTGCTCCGCCGCATTTCCGACAAATTAATGGCGCTGCTGCAAGCCTCACATGTGAATGAAACGCTCCGGTTGGAATCGGAAAAATCATTGAAAATTCTCGCGCAAACCACGGAAAACAATCGAACCGCATCGGACCGAATAATGAAGCTGGTGCAAAGCCTCAAAAATTTTGTGCGGATCGATCAGGCCGCGTTCCAGAAAGTGGACATTCACGAAGGGTTGGAAAATACGCTCAATTTGATCGGGTACGATATCCCGCAATCGATGAAAATCGAGAAGAATTTTGGCGAGATTCCTACCGTCCATATTTTTCCCGATCAGATGAATCAGGTGTTCATGAATTTGTTGATAAATGCAGTGCAGGCAACGCCGCAGGATGGCAAAATTACCATCGAAACGAAAATAAAAGACGGGCATGTGGTTATTTGCATTAGCGATACCGGAAAGGGAATCCCGCCGGAAAAACTGGCGAATTTGTTCGAGCCGGGTTTTTCCAACGAACGCGAACGGGTAAAAATGCGCACCGGGCTGTATTCAAGTTATCAAATTATCCAAAAACACAACGGGAATATTCATGTGGAAAGCAAGGCGGGAGAAGGCACCACGTTTACCATTCACATTCCGGTGGATTTGCACCAGCAATTGAATGGCAAAGCGAAAGCTGCCAGTTGA
- a CDS encoding MFS transporter — protein sequence MKNRYASHLVLAALWLMVFSISSQMMVISPILPNIATALEISKPLQGSLISAYAIPLGILAFIIGPISDKIGRRRVLITGTGIMSITLFMHAFVYDYTSFLIIRMLTGAAGGLLSGASIAYVGDYFPAHKRGWANGIVMTGIAGGFSLGIPIGTLLAEFGSFRYPFVMFAVTMMIAAVLIWFYLPQPSIRNLNKKLTLSQIKENYISLFKRPELLALAASFALMSFCVAMYMIFLPTWLTDTFKLNGYSIASIVFVAGFSGAIVSPFSGKLSDRLGRKVFVVNACMGLSIAIAMTTLFITDVWLAYPLVALAMMLDAARIGPFQALITELVPEETRGTMVSLSVTVGQLGMGFGGALAGFTYHEIGFVYNTTLAALAILLVGIIVAWVIPETYSKSDSDKMMPKEEQIGVLYERLPNRGVLVWEKKK from the coding sequence ATGAAAAATCGCTATGCTTCGCATTTGGTTTTGGCAGCGCTATGGTTAATGGTTTTTTCGATCAGCAGCCAGATGATGGTTATTTCACCGATTCTGCCAAATATCGCTACGGCTCTTGAAATATCAAAACCTCTTCAGGGCAGTCTTATTTCTGCATACGCTATCCCATTGGGAATACTGGCGTTTATCATAGGTCCTATTTCGGATAAAATTGGGCGTCGGCGTGTGCTCATCACCGGAACGGGAATTATGAGCATCACGCTTTTCATGCATGCCTTTGTTTACGATTACACCTCATTTTTGATCATCCGGATGTTGACCGGCGCAGCCGGCGGCTTGCTCAGCGGTGCATCAATTGCATATGTTGGCGATTATTTTCCCGCACACAAACGGGGATGGGCAAACGGCATTGTGATGACCGGTATCGCCGGCGGTTTTTCGCTCGGCATTCCTATCGGAACCCTGCTCGCAGAATTTGGAAGTTTTCGATATCCATTTGTAATGTTTGCCGTTACAATGATGATTGCCGCCGTGTTGATCTGGTTTTACCTGCCGCAGCCGAGCATTCGTAACCTCAATAAAAAACTCACACTTAGCCAAATAAAAGAAAATTATATTTCACTTTTTAAGCGTCCGGAATTGCTGGCACTGGCGGCATCGTTTGCGTTAATGAGTTTTTGCGTAGCGATGTATATGATTTTTCTGCCCACCTGGCTTACAGATACTTTTAAGTTAAATGGATATAGCATTGCCAGCATCGTTTTTGTTGCCGGTTTTTCCGGCGCAATTGTCAGCCCTTTTTCGGGAAAGTTGTCTGACCGGTTAGGCAGAAAAGTGTTTGTCGTGAATGCCTGCATGGGTTTATCCATTGCAATTGCCATGACCACCCTGTTTATCACCGATGTTTGGCTGGCGTATCCGCTGGTTGCATTGGCAATGATGCTGGACGCCGCGCGAATCGGCCCGTTTCAGGCACTCATTACCGAACTGGTTCCCGAAGAAACCCGTGGTACAATGGTCAGCCTTTCTGTTACGGTCGGTCAGCTGGGTATGGGATTTGGCGGGGCGTTAGCCGGATTCACGTATCACGAAATTGGCTTTGTTTACAACACCACTTTGGCGGCATTGGCGATTCTGCTGGTTGGAATTATCGTTGCATGGGTGATACCGGAAACCTACTCAAAATCCGACTCAGATAAAATGATGCCCAAAGAAGAACAGATCGGCGTGTTGTACGAACGGTTACCAAATCGCGGAGTTCTGGTTTGGGAAAAGAAAAAGTAA
- a CDS encoding NUDIX hydrolase, whose protein sequence is MNYTYEYPRPMVTVDMLLRRETASGAEILLIQRKNPPFANAWALPGGFVDENESLENAAARELAEETGLANLQLQQLHAFGDPGRDPRGHTITIVFGATLPESATIRAKAGDDARNVRWFSLDNLPELAFDHAKIIRFCLPLLTKTRPNI, encoded by the coding sequence ATGAACTACACCTACGAATATCCCCGCCCGATGGTCACCGTTGATATGTTGCTGCGGCGCGAAACCGCGTCCGGCGCGGAAATTTTGCTCATCCAGCGAAAAAATCCACCGTTCGCGAACGCGTGGGCGTTGCCCGGTGGATTTGTGGATGAAAACGAATCGCTGGAAAATGCGGCGGCACGGGAGCTGGCGGAAGAAACCGGTTTGGCAAATCTGCAATTGCAGCAACTGCACGCATTCGGCGATCCGGGGCGCGATCCGCGGGGGCACACCATCACGATTGTGTTTGGCGCAACGCTGCCCGAATCTGCAACTATTCGCGCAAAAGCTGGCGACGACGCCCGCAACGTCCGATGGTTTTCACTCGATAATCTGCCGGAGCTGGCGTTCGATCACGCTAAAATTATCCGGTTCTGCCTGCCGTTGCTGACCAAAACCCGACCAAACATCTGA
- a CDS encoding type I 3-dehydroquinate dehydratase, giving the protein MSSNTHKLCVSLLPETAEQIDEWLPNCADSDLIEIRLDYLPEIDVAKLVKKAEKPLIITLRTRTEGGFWNGKAADYRAIIQNAANAGAAYLDVEWQLADSVLPLLKAGTSKVVLSHHTESNNPEELKEIFRSMTQHPADVYKLIFKAEDMDDNHTALMLTELATSLDKKFVIHAMGNAGRPSRLVGAVKGNEWTYLAKDYDEETASGQPALHEAHNYYHLQHKSTATKLMGLIGNPIQQSRGWRLHNQMIFNKFTQNKNAAEPNDFLYLNFPTEDVESFWQQWQSHLHGLSVTIPYKEQIVKFLNEVSVEVRISGVCNTIVRGPKGWCGYNTDLLAIESLLKPYTEALKNGGLVIGTGATARSTIAAMKRLDVNPIFVIGRNKERGEMLMQKYGIDYLEPDEIHYASAAVIVQTTPVGMAPYTDQYPSGTSLFRKKRVVMDVVYNPPETRFLKIARERGCITISGVEMFLLQATKQFELFTGTPVTVEELRAIWENIH; this is encoded by the coding sequence ATGTCTTCAAACACGCATAAACTTTGTGTCAGTTTGCTGCCGGAAACAGCGGAGCAAATTGACGAATGGCTGCCCAATTGCGCAGACAGCGACCTGATCGAAATCCGGCTGGATTATCTGCCGGAAATAGACGTTGCCAAACTGGTCAAAAAAGCAGAAAAACCGCTGATTATCACCTTGCGAACCCGTACGGAAGGGGGATTTTGGAACGGAAAAGCGGCGGATTATCGCGCGATTATTCAAAATGCCGCGAACGCCGGCGCAGCGTATCTGGATGTGGAATGGCAACTGGCGGATTCCGTGCTGCCATTGCTGAAAGCAGGTACCAGCAAAGTGGTGCTTTCGCATCACACCGAATCCAACAATCCCGAAGAATTGAAAGAAATATTTCGATCGATGACCCAACATCCCGCTGATGTGTACAAACTCATTTTTAAAGCGGAAGATATGGACGACAACCACACCGCGCTGATGCTGACCGAACTGGCAACATCGCTCGATAAAAAATTTGTGATTCACGCGATGGGCAACGCCGGACGGCCGTCCCGTTTGGTAGGCGCGGTGAAAGGCAACGAATGGACTTATCTCGCCAAAGATTACGATGAAGAAACCGCATCCGGGCAACCGGCGCTGCACGAAGCGCATAATTATTATCACCTGCAGCACAAAAGCACGGCAACAAAATTGATGGGGCTGATCGGCAACCCGATCCAGCAAAGTCGCGGTTGGCGATTGCATAACCAAATGATTTTTAACAAGTTTACGCAAAATAAAAATGCGGCAGAACCCAACGATTTTCTCTACCTCAATTTCCCCACAGAAGATGTGGAAAGCTTTTGGCAACAGTGGCAAAGCCATTTGCACGGGCTGAGCGTAACGATTCCCTATAAAGAGCAGATCGTCAAATTTCTGAATGAAGTATCGGTGGAAGTGCGCATTTCCGGCGTATGCAACACGATTGTGCGCGGTCCGAAAGGTTGGTGCGGCTACAACACAGATTTGCTGGCCATCGAAAGTTTGCTGAAACCCTACACCGAAGCGCTGAAAAACGGCGGTTTGGTGATCGGCACCGGCGCAACCGCCCGCAGCACCATTGCCGCAATGAAACGGCTGGATGTCAATCCCATTTTCGTGATCGGACGAAATAAGGAACGCGGCGAAATGCTGATGCAAAAATACGGCATCGATTATCTGGAGCCGGACGAAATTCACTATGCCAGCGCGGCGGTAATTGTGCAAACCACGCCGGTGGGAATGGCGCCGTACACGGATCAATATCCTTCCGGCACATCGCTGTTCCGCAAAAAACGGGTGGTGATGGATGTGGTTTACAATCCGCCGGAAACCCGCTTTTTGAAAATCGCCCGCGAACGCGGCTGCATCACCATTTCCGGCGTGGAAATGTTTTTGCTGCAAGCCACCAAACAGTTCGAACTATTCACCGGAACGCCGGTTACGGTTGAGGAACTGCGCGCTATTTGGGAAAATATTCATTGA
- a CDS encoding methyltransferase domain-containing protein gives MTFRDHFSIHAREYARYRPRYPRELFEYLASLCDTCDTAWDCATGNGQAAIALARHFELVIATDASAAQISHAIDHPQVDYRVVPAHDSDIFEHSIDLVTVAQAIHWFDLDKFYAEVQRVLKPGGILAFWGYSLCYSSPEIDACIRRFYNDVIHDYWPPERRFIEEHYSSFTVPFPEIQPPDFPMTAEWKLADYISYLKTWSAVQRYISKNGSDPVDILAKEMEMLWGDPAQSKTVTFPMFVRVARVG, from the coding sequence ATGACATTCAGAGATCATTTTTCCATCCACGCGCGGGAATATGCCCGCTATCGTCCCCGTTATCCGCGGGAATTGTTCGAATATTTGGCGTCGCTTTGCGACACCTGCGATACCGCATGGGATTGCGCCACCGGCAACGGTCAGGCAGCAATTGCCCTCGCCCGCCATTTTGAATTGGTGATTGCGACCGATGCCAGCGCCGCACAAATTTCCCACGCGATCGATCATCCGCAGGTGGATTACCGGGTGGTTCCCGCCCACGACAGCGATATTTTTGAACATTCCATCGATCTGGTAACCGTCGCGCAGGCGATTCACTGGTTTGATCTTGATAAATTTTACGCCGAGGTTCAGCGTGTGTTAAAACCGGGCGGCATTCTGGCGTTTTGGGGCTATTCGCTCTGCTATTCCTCGCCGGAAATTGATGCCTGCATCCGGCGTTTTTACAACGATGTGATCCACGATTATTGGCCGCCGGAACGCAGATTTATTGAAGAACATTACAGCAGTTTTACGGTTCCTTTCCCGGAAATTCAGCCACCGGATTTTCCGATGACTGCCGAATGGAAGCTCGCCGATTACATCAGCTATCTCAAAACGTGGTCGGCGGTGCAGCGATACATCAGCAAAAACGGCAGCGATCCGGTGGATATTCTCGCAAAAGAAATGGAAATGCTGTGGGGCGATCCGGCGCAATCGAAAACCGTTACATTCCCGATGTTTGTGCGGGTTGCCCGTGTGGGGTGA
- a CDS encoding macro domain-containing protein, producing MGNQEIARKVFCGKLLKLIHGDITIEAVDAIVNAANSHLQHGGGVAGVISRKGGTIIQRESDAIGFVPVGEVAITGAGALLANFVIHAVGPRWGEGNEDEKLENAVLNSLKLASARGFSTISLPAISSGIFGFPKDRCAKIVVSTIASFLNNHPESSLSEVRICLFDDVTRRAFEEVFTASS from the coding sequence ATGGGAAATCAGGAAATTGCTCGAAAAGTTTTTTGCGGAAAACTGCTAAAATTGATACACGGTGATATCACCATCGAGGCTGTGGACGCGATTGTCAACGCCGCAAATTCCCATTTGCAACACGGCGGCGGTGTGGCTGGCGTAATCTCCCGCAAAGGCGGGACAATTATCCAGCGCGAAAGCGATGCCATCGGTTTTGTGCCGGTCGGCGAAGTGGCGATTACCGGCGCCGGTGCGCTTCTTGCAAATTTCGTGATTCACGCGGTGGGTCCGCGATGGGGTGAGGGAAATGAGGATGAAAAGCTGGAAAATGCGGTGCTCAACTCGCTGAAACTGGCGTCTGCTCGGGGATTTTCCACCATCAGTTTACCGGCGATCAGCTCGGGAATTTTCGGTTTTCCCAAAGATCGCTGTGCGAAAATTGTCGTTTCAACGATTGCGTCATTTTTGAATAACCATCCGGAAAGCAGCTTGTCCGAAGTGCGAATATGTCTGTTTGATGATGTTACCCGCCGGGCGTTCGAAGAAGTATTTACTGCAAGCTCTTGA
- a CDS encoding shikimate kinase produces the protein MKMKRVVLIGFRGVGKSTLAKTLAAQLSVPLISTDAQIEAVTGMPISQFVAANGWPKFREIEQSVIAGLPENEPAVIDCGGGVIENPENMRHLAKHSLIVWVDCEMRLIYQRLSATGDRPLLNEADLQKDIESNYNRRLPLYRQYAQLKVDTTETAPELLAETIIRQLNISDL, from the coding sequence TTGAAAATGAAACGGGTTGTGCTCATCGGATTTCGCGGTGTTGGCAAATCCACCCTCGCCAAAACGCTTGCGGCGCAATTGAGTGTGCCGCTGATCAGCACGGATGCGCAAATTGAAGCCGTAACCGGGATGCCCATTTCGCAATTTGTGGCGGCAAACGGCTGGCCAAAATTTCGCGAGATTGAGCAATCGGTGATTGCCGGATTGCCGGAAAACGAACCGGCGGTGATCGATTGCGGCGGCGGCGTGATCGAAAATCCGGAAAATATGCGCCACCTCGCCAAACACTCGCTGATCGTTTGGGTGGATTGTGAAATGCGGCTGATATATCAGCGATTGTCCGCCACTGGCGATCGCCCGTTGCTCAACGAAGCCGATCTCCAAAAAGATATCGAATCCAATTACAACCGACGCCTGCCGCTCTACCGCCAATATGCCCAACTGAAGGTCGATACGACCGAAACAGCCCCGGAACTGCTCGCCGAAACCATTATCCGCCAGCTCAACATCTCCGATTTGTAA
- a CDS encoding OmpA family protein, with product MKRFVIYVLLMALVVGMVGCSASKKARGALIGAGSGAAAGAVVGKAAGNTILGAIIGAAVGGAAGAYIGNYMDKQAREIEQDISGAKVERVGEGIKITFNSGLLFDVNKAELGAQSKQELAEFATILNKYPDTDILIEGHTDNTGSDEYNLGLSERRAKAVSAYLASVGVDPRRFTTMGYGEAQPIAENDTVDGRQQNRRVDLAIMANEKLKKAAEKTAG from the coding sequence ATGAAGCGTTTTGTCATTTATGTGTTATTGATGGCACTGGTTGTTGGAATGGTTGGGTGTTCCGCATCTAAAAAAGCACGGGGTGCATTGATTGGTGCCGGTTCCGGTGCTGCGGCAGGTGCGGTGGTTGGTAAAGCAGCAGGTAATACCATTCTGGGCGCGATCATTGGCGCTGCGGTTGGCGGAGCAGCCGGCGCATACATCGGTAATTATATGGACAAACAGGCTCGGGAAATTGAGCAGGATATTTCCGGCGCAAAAGTAGAACGCGTGGGCGAAGGCATCAAAATTACATTCAACTCCGGTTTGTTGTTTGATGTGAACAAAGCTGAACTTGGCGCACAAAGCAAACAAGAACTTGCAGAGTTTGCAACTATCCTGAATAAATATCCGGATACGGATATTTTGATCGAAGGACACACAGACAACACCGGTTCGGATGAATACAACCTGGGGCTTTCCGAGCGTCGGGCGAAAGCTGTTTCCGCATATTTGGCCAGCGTGGGTGTCGATCCGCGACGCTTTACCACAATGGGTTACGGCGAAGCACAGCCGATTGCAGAAAATGACACTGTTGATGGCCGCCAGCAAAACCGCCGGGTAGATTTGGCAATTATGGCCAACGAAAAGCTGAAAAAAGCAGCCGAGAAAACCGCCGGATAA
- a CDS encoding redoxin domain-containing protein, with amino-acid sequence MLREEALQRIREIQRIHRVRAPEFPPDCHWLNAPPLTLKSLRGKIVLLDFWTYCCINCLHILPDLQFLEEKYARSPLAVIGVHSGKFPNEQDPDNIKEAVLRHSVAHPIIVDSDLQIWDEYSIKAWPTVVLIDPEGYIIASFSGEGNLEIMDAYISAALEIYRAGQLLNYVPIVTDLESNYQYSQTLSYPTGVLADEAGNRLFIADTQHHRVLVCNLRGDVKTVIGNGKAGFRNGDFSTASFREPCGMALVDDILFVADAGNHTIRKVDLQHQLVKTAAGNGEQAKPRRQTGGKALETPLNSPWDITAIGENLYIAMAGLHQIWRLNLTTGIVEPFAGSGREAKRDDSLAMAMFAQPAAICSDGQHLFVADSESSTVRKIDLQNGTVETLAGGDLFVFGDENGPGELSLLQHPMGLAWYSGSLFVSDTYNHKIKKLDLAASEIHTFTGSERGYLDGKRPVFYEPCGISIAKNALFVADTNNHQIRKVSLKTGAAKTLILKGLGDALARQKGGAFFGRPAPLEEITLPRQSLASNTTVEIAVHIHLPDGHAFNGGSPFEYGVIADPKLFSGETINHIQSLAAPQEQRVVVGTTGNIRENGEIGLELRYFYCSRGRNSLCLLRSVQYRIPVRISADGKNRITVDDRPQ; translated from the coding sequence ATGCTTCGGGAAGAAGCGCTCCAGCGGATTCGCGAAATACAGCGGATTCACCGGGTTCGCGCACCGGAATTCCCACCGGATTGCCATTGGCTGAACGCACCGCCACTCACATTAAAATCGCTGCGCGGAAAAATTGTGCTGCTCGATTTCTGGACGTATTGTTGCATCAATTGTTTGCACATTTTGCCGGATTTGCAATTTCTGGAAGAAAAATACGCGCGATCGCCGCTGGCTGTTATTGGCGTTCACTCCGGAAAATTCCCGAACGAACAAGATCCGGATAACATTAAAGAAGCCGTGCTCCGGCACAGCGTTGCCCATCCGATTATCGTGGATAGCGATTTGCAAATCTGGGATGAATACAGCATAAAAGCCTGGCCGACAGTGGTGCTCATCGACCCGGAAGGCTATATTATCGCCAGTTTTTCCGGCGAAGGCAATCTCGAAATTATGGATGCGTATATCAGCGCAGCGCTGGAAATTTATCGCGCCGGACAATTGCTGAATTACGTTCCGATTGTAACTGATCTCGAATCCAACTATCAATATTCACAAACACTTAGCTACCCGACTGGCGTATTGGCAGACGAAGCCGGAAACCGGTTGTTTATCGCAGATACCCAACATCACCGGGTGCTGGTTTGCAATTTGCGCGGCGATGTAAAAACCGTCATCGGTAACGGAAAAGCCGGTTTTCGCAATGGCGATTTTTCCACAGCCAGTTTCCGCGAACCTTGCGGAATGGCGCTGGTTGACGACATTTTGTTTGTTGCGGATGCCGGAAACCACACGATTCGAAAGGTCGATTTGCAGCACCAACTGGTGAAAACGGCTGCGGGAAACGGTGAGCAGGCAAAACCGCGTCGCCAAACCGGCGGCAAAGCGCTGGAAACACCGCTCAATTCGCCGTGGGATATTACGGCAATCGGCGAAAATTTGTATATCGCGATGGCCGGATTGCACCAAATCTGGCGGCTGAACCTCACCACCGGTATTGTGGAACCGTTTGCCGGCAGCGGGCGCGAAGCCAAACGGGACGACTCGCTGGCGATGGCGATGTTCGCCCAACCGGCTGCAATTTGCAGTGACGGACAGCATCTTTTTGTTGCCGATAGCGAGAGCAGCACCGTTCGCAAAATAGACCTGCAAAACGGAACTGTAGAAACGTTAGCCGGCGGCGACCTGTTCGTTTTCGGGGATGAAAACGGGCCGGGAGAGTTGTCGCTGTTGCAACATCCGATGGGTTTGGCGTGGTATTCCGGCAGCCTGTTTGTATCGGATACTTATAATCACAAAATCAAAAAGCTGGATTTGGCTGCATCCGAAATTCACACTTTTACCGGTAGTGAACGCGGCTATCTGGATGGAAAACGTCCGGTGTTTTACGAACCGTGCGGTATTAGCATCGCCAAAAATGCGCTGTTTGTAGCGGATACGAACAACCATCAAATTCGCAAAGTGAGCCTGAAAACCGGCGCTGCCAAAACGTTAATCCTGAAAGGATTGGGCGATGCGCTGGCACGTCAAAAAGGCGGCGCATTTTTTGGCAGACCCGCACCGCTGGAAGAAATTACGCTGCCACGCCAATCGCTGGCCAGCAACACAACCGTGGAAATTGCTGTGCACATCCACCTGCCAGACGGGCATGCATTTAACGGCGGCTCGCCGTTTGAATACGGCGTCATTGCCGATCCCAAATTATTTTCCGGAGAAACAATCAACCACATTCAGTCGCTGGCAGCACCGCAGGAACAGCGAGTAGTCGTCGGCACGACCGGCAACATTCGCGAGAATGGCGAAATTGGTCTGGAATTACGCTATTTTTATTGTTCGAGAGGTCGGAACAGCCTGTGCCTGTTGCGATCGGTCCAGTATCGCATCCCGGTGCGGATTTCAGCGGATGGAAAAAACCGGATTACCGTGGATGATCGTCCGCAGTAA
- the aroB gene encoding 3-dehydroquinate synthase: MQTHILDLPSATRQIPCHVGENLWQPLREHLKTQFPKHAVYVIADSQVAEIYAPEAEQQLAAHPGFRGLLQFPAGEQSKCRAQKDALEDALLAEKAGRDTVLVAFGGGVTGDLVGYVAATLHRGVPLVHLPTTLLAMVDSSIGGKTGINHPAGKNLIGAFYQPDSIFCDVRFLKTLSTVEFLSGMAEVIKYAVIMDDELWYWLESEQQQILDGDLPTLTKIISRCAQDKIAVAAADEKESGLRGILNFGHTVGHAVEKLSNFAVPHGFAVATGMVIAARLSVRLLNYPADREQRLVNLLKNIGLLTVDLADYAFDAIWDCILSDKKSRQQAPRFSLMNADNQPELLYPIQKRELEDVFKHA; the protein is encoded by the coding sequence ATGCAAACGCACATTCTTGATCTGCCATCTGCCACCCGCCAAATTCCCTGTCATGTCGGTGAAAACCTCTGGCAACCACTTCGCGAACACCTGAAAACACAATTTCCCAAACACGCAGTTTATGTAATTGCGGATTCGCAAGTGGCGGAAATTTACGCGCCGGAAGCGGAACAACAGCTTGCCGCTCATCCGGGATTTCGGGGATTGCTGCAATTTCCTGCCGGAGAGCAGAGCAAATGCCGGGCGCAAAAAGATGCGCTGGAAGACGCATTGCTTGCCGAAAAAGCCGGACGTGACACGGTTTTGGTCGCGTTTGGCGGCGGCGTCACGGGCGATCTGGTGGGTTACGTGGCGGCAACGCTGCATCGCGGGGTGCCGTTGGTGCATTTGCCCACCACGCTTTTGGCGATGGTCGATAGCAGCATCGGCGGAAAAACCGGCATCAATCATCCCGCCGGGAAAAATTTGATCGGCGCATTTTATCAGCCGGACAGCATTTTTTGCGATGTGCGATTTTTGAAAACGCTCTCGACAGTGGAATTTTTGAGCGGCATGGCGGAGGTCATCAAATACGCCGTAATTATGGACGACGAACTGTGGTACTGGCTGGAAAGCGAACAGCAGCAAATTCTGGACGGCGATTTACCCACACTTACCAAAATTATTTCCCGCTGTGCGCAGGACAAAATTGCTGTTGCTGCCGCCGACGAAAAAGAATCCGGATTGCGCGGAATTCTCAATTTCGGGCACACGGTCGGGCATGCTGTGGAAAAATTGAGCAATTTTGCCGTGCCGCACGGATTTGCGGTTGCCACCGGAATGGTCATCGCTGCGCGGCTATCTGTCCGGTTACTGAACTATCCTGCCGATCGCGAACAGCGATTGGTTAATTTATTGAAAAATATAGGCTTACTGACGGTTGATTTGGCTGATTACGCATTCGACGCCATCTGGGATTGCATCCTCTCCGACAAAAAATCGCGCCAGCAGGCACCGCGATTTTCACTGATGAACGCGGATAATCAACCCGAATTATTGTATCCAATCCAAAAAAGGGAGTTGGAAGATGTCTTCAAACACGCATAA